The Fulvivirga ligni genome window below encodes:
- the truB gene encoding tRNA pseudouridine(55) synthase TruB gives MDNQQPEGSVILIDKPLEWTSFDVVKKLRYALKVKKIGHAGTLDPLATGLLILCTGKMTKQIEKYQGQEKEYTGKFYLGKTTPSYDLETEVDSETSIDHLTSDQIHRATEAFTGIIEQTPPIYSAIKVDGKRAYEGARKGEEVKLKSRNVEVKSFEITAIDLPEVHFKIICSKGTYIRSLAHDFGQSLGVGAYLSELRRTRIGDFKVEDAQTIEEATKRE, from the coding sequence ATGGATAATCAACAACCGGAAGGTTCTGTCATACTCATTGACAAACCATTAGAATGGACATCTTTTGATGTAGTGAAAAAGCTTAGATATGCCCTAAAGGTTAAAAAAATTGGGCATGCCGGTACTCTAGACCCATTAGCCACAGGATTACTCATCTTATGCACTGGTAAAATGACTAAGCAAATAGAAAAGTACCAGGGACAAGAAAAAGAATACACTGGTAAATTCTATTTAGGAAAAACCACCCCTTCTTATGATCTTGAAACTGAAGTGGATAGTGAAACTTCTATTGACCATTTAACATCTGATCAAATCCATCGGGCCACTGAGGCTTTCACCGGAATTATAGAGCAAACCCCACCTATCTACTCTGCAATTAAAGTAGACGGAAAAAGAGCTTATGAAGGAGCACGTAAGGGAGAAGAAGTGAAGCTTAAATCACGAAATGTAGAAGTTAAATCTTTCGAAATTACTGCTATTGACTTGCCTGAAGTGCATTTTAAGATCATATGTTCTAAAGGCACATATATAAGAAGTTTAGCTCACGACTTTGGTCAATCACTTGGAGTTGGCGCTTATCTCTCCGAACTTCGCAGAACAAGAATCGGCGATTTCAAGGTAGAAGACGCCCAAACAATTGAAGAGGCAACAAAAAGGGAATGA
- a CDS encoding sodium-translocating pyrophosphatase, producing the protein MNMIIYLVPLLGLLGLIVMLVKSSWVKKQPAGDEKMQTLANHIREGALAFLTAEYKVLAIFVVIAGALLGLIASLVETTHWFIVIAFVIGAFFSAVAGNIGMRIATAANVRTTQAARTSLPQALKVSFTGGTVMGLGVAGLAVFGLSLLFTFLFFWFMGGKWTANGVHDMTMVLEALAGFSLGAESIALFARVGGGIYTKAADVGADLVGKVEAGIPEDDPRNPATIADNVGDNVGDVAGMGADLFGSYVATVLASMVLGNYVIRDMGGSIDDEFNGIGPILLPLVIAGLGIVFSIIGTFFINIKDNSAKESSVQGALNMGNWSAIILTAIASFFLIPMMLPETMQMSFFGVGIVDVSAMNVFYAVLVGLAVGGLISYFTEYYTGLGKKPVVDIVQKSATGAATNIIAGLATGMISTFAPIILFSGAIWGAYELAGFYGVAIAASAMMATTAMQLAIDAFGPIADNAGGIAEMSELPDEVRERTDILDSVGNTTAAIGKGFAIASAALTALALFAAYVTFTGIDGINIYKAKVLAALFIGGMIPVVFSAFAMNSVGKAAMEMVKEVRRQFKEIPGIMEGTGKPEYGKCVDISTKAAIREMMIPGAITIITPIIIGFVMGPESLGSYMAGVAVSGVLWAIFQNNAGGAWDNAKKSFEAGIEIDGQMTYKGSDAHKAAVTGDTVGDPFKDTSGPSMNILIKLTCLVGLVIAPILGKVYGDEMTPHESKIQETKKEIKLTANEVHQDDFSVN; encoded by the coding sequence ATGAACATGATCATTTACCTTGTCCCCCTTCTCGGACTTTTGGGGCTCATTGTTATGTTAGTTAAATCGTCTTGGGTGAAAAAACAACCTGCAGGAGACGAAAAAATGCAAACCCTCGCAAATCATATCCGAGAAGGCGCACTAGCCTTCCTAACTGCAGAATATAAAGTTTTAGCCATCTTCGTTGTCATTGCCGGCGCTTTACTTGGCCTGATTGCCAGTTTGGTAGAAACCACGCATTGGTTCATCGTAATTGCCTTCGTTATCGGAGCCTTCTTTTCAGCAGTAGCTGGAAATATAGGCATGCGAATAGCTACCGCGGCCAATGTAAGAACAACGCAGGCCGCTAGAACAAGCTTACCTCAAGCATTGAAAGTATCTTTCACCGGCGGCACGGTAATGGGCCTTGGTGTAGCAGGACTAGCAGTATTCGGACTTAGCCTTTTATTCACCTTTCTATTCTTTTGGTTTATGGGAGGAAAATGGACTGCTAATGGCGTGCATGACATGACCATGGTACTAGAAGCTCTGGCAGGATTTTCTCTTGGAGCAGAATCAATCGCCCTTTTCGCAAGAGTTGGAGGTGGTATTTACACTAAAGCAGCAGATGTTGGCGCTGACCTGGTGGGAAAAGTAGAAGCAGGCATACCAGAAGATGACCCTCGAAATCCTGCTACTATCGCAGATAACGTGGGAGATAATGTAGGTGACGTAGCTGGAATGGGCGCTGACCTTTTTGGCTCTTATGTAGCCACCGTACTTGCCTCAATGGTACTTGGAAATTATGTTATTAGAGACATGGGCGGATCCATAGATGACGAATTCAATGGCATCGGCCCTATCTTACTTCCTCTAGTTATTGCTGGCCTGGGCATTGTATTTTCTATCATCGGCACCTTCTTCATTAACATAAAAGACAATTCAGCTAAGGAAAGTAGTGTACAAGGAGCCTTGAACATGGGCAATTGGAGCGCTATCATACTTACAGCGATAGCATCATTTTTCCTAATCCCTATGATGTTACCTGAAACCATGCAGATGAGCTTTTTCGGTGTAGGCATTGTGGACGTAAGTGCAATGAACGTTTTCTACGCTGTACTTGTGGGCTTAGCTGTAGGTGGTTTAATATCCTATTTCACCGAATATTACACAGGCCTTGGCAAAAAGCCAGTGGTAGACATTGTACAAAAATCAGCTACTGGTGCAGCCACTAACATTATTGCCGGCTTAGCCACAGGGATGATCTCAACATTTGCCCCTATTATATTATTTTCAGGAGCCATTTGGGGTGCTTATGAACTAGCTGGGTTTTATGGAGTTGCTATAGCAGCATCAGCCATGATGGCCACTACAGCAATGCAATTAGCAATAGACGCCTTCGGTCCTATCGCGGATAACGCAGGTGGTATCGCAGAAATGAGTGAACTACCAGATGAAGTAAGAGAAAGAACAGACATTCTTGATTCAGTAGGAAATACCACAGCAGCCATCGGTAAAGGTTTTGCCATCGCATCAGCTGCATTAACTGCATTAGCACTCTTTGCCGCCTATGTGACATTTACAGGGATAGATGGAATTAATATATATAAAGCGAAAGTTTTAGCTGCCTTATTTATTGGAGGTATGATTCCAGTAGTTTTTTCAGCCTTCGCCATGAACTCAGTAGGTAAAGCTGCCATGGAAATGGTAAAAGAGGTGAGAAGACAATTTAAAGAAATACCTGGCATCATGGAAGGTACGGGTAAGCCAGAATATGGTAAGTGTGTGGACATCTCGACTAAGGCTGCCATTAGAGAAATGATGATACCTGGAGCCATAACTATTATTACTCCTATTATTATCGGTTTTGTTATGGGACCAGAATCATTAGGTAGCTATATGGCTGGGGTTGCAGTATCAGGAGTATTGTGGGCTATCTTCCAAAATAACGCTGGTGGTGCTTGGGATAACGCCAAGAAATCCTTTGAAGCAGGTATCGAAATAGATGGTCAAATGACCTACAAAGGCTCCGATGCTCACAAGGCCGCAGTAACAGGAGATACAGTAGGTGATCCATTTAAGGACACTTCAGGTCCTTCTATGAACATATTGATTAAGCTTACTTGCCTGGTGGGGTTAGTGATAGCACCAATCTTAGGAAAGGTTTATGGTGATGAAATGACACCTCACGAATCAAAAATTCAGGAAACCAAAAAAGAAATTAAATTAACTGCAAATGAAGTCCATCAGGATGACTTTTCAGTGAACTAA
- a CDS encoding ATP-binding protein codes for MKTKLSVLALSTLAMLASCNQPKGDEASSTDADSSAVEAEVTPALTKVWETDTILTTNESVLYDEANDILYVSNISGTPTEKDGVGFISKLNPDGSVIELKWATDGLNAPKGMTLLNNKLYVTDIDALVEIDVTDSSSVNRYPVEGASFLNDVTHYDNKVYFSDMGTGQIHVFEAGNISTLADSVESINGLTFSTNGDIYGLDATGLRKYSMEGAAPEVINDVVTGGDGLIFINDTTFIASRWQGEIYLIKGGKEYPLLDTKEEKLNTADIGYIPEKKLVLVPTFFGNKVTAYELTY; via the coding sequence ATGAAAACCAAACTCAGCGTATTAGCCTTATCAACATTGGCTATGCTTGCGTCATGCAACCAACCAAAAGGTGACGAAGCCTCATCAACAGATGCAGATTCTTCAGCCGTTGAAGCAGAAGTAACACCGGCACTCACCAAAGTATGGGAAACCGACACCATCTTGACTACCAATGAATCTGTACTCTATGATGAAGCCAACGATATACTTTATGTAAGTAATATCTCCGGAACACCTACAGAAAAGGACGGTGTAGGCTTTATTAGCAAATTAAACCCAGATGGTTCTGTTATAGAATTGAAATGGGCTACTGACGGCCTTAATGCTCCGAAAGGAATGACTCTTTTAAACAATAAACTATATGTTACTGATATCGATGCTTTAGTTGAAATCGATGTAACGGATAGCTCATCTGTAAATAGATATCCTGTTGAAGGTGCATCATTCCTAAATGATGTTACGCATTATGATAACAAAGTATACTTCTCTGACATGGGCACTGGCCAAATTCATGTATTTGAAGCCGGAAACATCAGCACCCTGGCTGATAGTGTAGAGTCTATTAATGGACTTACATTCAGCACAAATGGTGATATCTATGGTCTTGATGCTACTGGTCTACGTAAATACTCCATGGAAGGAGCCGCACCAGAAGTGATTAATGACGTAGTTACTGGTGGTGATGGACTGATTTTTATTAATGACACTACTTTCATTGCCAGCAGATGGCAAGGTGAAATTTATCTTATAAAAGGTGGTAAAGAGTACCCACTACTAGATACAAAGGAAGAAAAACTAAACACAGCTGATATAGGATACATTCCTGAAAAGAAGCTTGTATTAGTACCAACCTTCTTCGGTAATAAGGTTACAGCTTACGAGCTAACCTACTAA
- a CDS encoding acyl-CoA thioesterase encodes MSNKHKKFVRESYVTMTELVLPNDTNTLNNLMGGRLMHWMDIVSAIAAQKHSNRIVVTASVDNVSFGKPIQLGNVVTLKAKVTRAFSSSMEVHIQVEAEDIPSGKKFASNSAFFTFVAVDQSGRPIDIPEAIPETDEEKALFDGALRRRQLRLVLAGRMKPDEAKELKSIFNLNKE; translated from the coding sequence ATGTCAAATAAGCACAAAAAATTCGTTCGTGAGTCTTATGTTACCATGACGGAATTAGTTTTACCTAATGATACTAACACGCTAAACAATCTGATGGGTGGGCGCCTCATGCACTGGATGGATATCGTATCTGCCATTGCCGCTCAGAAACACTCTAACAGAATAGTTGTAACGGCATCCGTTGATAACGTATCATTCGGGAAGCCGATTCAGTTAGGCAATGTAGTTACCCTAAAGGCGAAAGTTACCCGTGCTTTCAGTTCATCTATGGAAGTTCACATACAGGTAGAAGCTGAGGATATCCCTAGCGGAAAGAAATTTGCCAGCAACAGTGCCTTCTTCACTTTTGTAGCGGTGGACCAATCAGGAAGACCAATAGATATTCCAGAGGCTATCCCGGAAACTGATGAGGAAAAAGCCTTATTTGACGGAGCCTTAAGAAGAAGACAATTAAGATTAGTTTTAGCAGGTAGAATGAAGCCCGATGAAGCTAAAGAACTTAAATCTATCTTCAATTTAAATAAAGAGTAA
- a CDS encoding RNA polymerase sigma factor, giving the protein MKDNEVFERICRGEENALEYLYKKYYRMMTKLVISNSGTEQEAKDIYQDALVVFWQKATSGNLVLTSKISTYLYSICQNLWRKELDRKRRLSHEEKDGEEYIDVDTAERSKIITDCIGQLGDTCKKVLMFYYFDGLSMQDIADKLGFANTNTAKTKKYKCKKKLDELVKSQYSESDFLD; this is encoded by the coding sequence ATGAAGGACAATGAGGTTTTCGAACGGATATGCCGTGGTGAAGAGAATGCCTTGGAGTATCTTTATAAGAAATACTATAGGATGATGACTAAACTTGTCATCTCTAATAGTGGTACTGAGCAAGAAGCTAAGGATATTTATCAGGATGCTCTTGTAGTATTTTGGCAAAAAGCTACAAGTGGCAATTTGGTGCTTACTTCTAAAATCAGTACATACCTCTACAGTATTTGTCAAAATCTGTGGAGGAAGGAGTTAGACAGAAAAAGACGTCTCTCCCATGAAGAAAAAGATGGAGAGGAATACATTGATGTTGATACTGCCGAAAGATCTAAGATCATTACCGACTGTATAGGACAACTTGGTGATACATGTAAAAAAGTGCTGATGTTTTACTACTTTGACGGGTTATCAATGCAGGACATAGCTGACAAGCTAGGTTTTGCCAACACTAATACCGCCAAAACCAAGAAATACAAGTGTAAAAAGAAATTAGATGAACTAGTCAAATCTCAATATTCTGAGAGCGACTTTCTTGATTAA
- a CDS encoding undecaprenyl-diphosphate phosphatase — protein sequence MSLLEAIILGIIQGLTEFLPVSSSGHIEIGAYLLNVQSSDNLLFAIIVHAATALSTIVIFRKDIIEIIKDLFKFEWNESTQFVAKIALSMIPVGIIGVLFEDKIEALFAGNIAFVAFMLLITGFLLTITYYTKDGTKKVTFGRAIIIGLAQAIAILPGISRSGTTLATSLYLGVEKSRATRFSFLMVLPPILGAALLKTLDFIKEPELAAGDISGVALIAGFIAAFVSGLLACQWMIRIVRQGKLIYFAVYCIIVALVVLSVAYL from the coding sequence ATGAGTCTTCTTGAAGCAATTATCCTTGGAATCATCCAGGGACTTACTGAATTTCTACCTGTAAGTAGCAGTGGCCATATTGAGATTGGCGCTTATCTGCTCAACGTTCAGTCAAGTGACAACCTACTTTTCGCGATCATAGTTCACGCAGCTACTGCACTAAGTACGATAGTGATCTTTAGAAAAGATATTATTGAGATCATCAAAGATCTCTTCAAATTTGAATGGAACGAGTCTACTCAATTTGTAGCTAAGATTGCGCTAAGTATGATCCCAGTGGGTATCATTGGCGTGCTATTCGAAGATAAGATCGAGGCCCTTTTCGCTGGAAACATAGCCTTTGTGGCTTTTATGCTACTGATCACTGGTTTTCTTCTTACTATTACCTACTACACAAAAGACGGAACTAAGAAAGTAACATTTGGAAGAGCTATAATTATTGGTCTGGCTCAAGCTATAGCCATTTTGCCCGGGATTTCTCGTTCAGGAACTACCCTAGCCACATCTTTATATTTAGGTGTGGAGAAGTCAAGAGCTACCAGATTCTCATTTCTTATGGTTCTCCCTCCTATTTTAGGGGCAGCATTATTAAAGACATTAGACTTCATAAAAGAGCCCGAGCTGGCTGCTGGTGATATATCAGGAGTTGCTCTCATCGCTGGCTTTATAGCCGCTTTTGTGTCAGGCCTATTAGCTTGCCAGTGGATGATAAGAATTGTAAGACAAGGCAAACTTATCTACTTCGCAGTTTACTGTATCATAGTAGCACTAGTAGTTTTATCAGTCGCTTATTTGTAA
- a CDS encoding protein-L-isoaspartate(D-aspartate) O-methyltransferase, whose amino-acid sequence MRRSLIKILENKGITDKKVLKAINTIPRHYFFDNALLGHAYQDKAFPIGEGQTISQPYTVAFQSEKLEISPNDKVLEIGTGSGYQACVLVEMGANVYTIEYNKVLYERTRKFLPKMGYTPKFFCGDGSKGLPRYAPYDKIIVTAGAPTVPTSLIKQLNINGILIIPVGDSSKQKMLKITKVDEKKLKKEEFDYFSFVPLLGDEGWG is encoded by the coding sequence ATGCGTAGGTCCCTCATAAAAATATTAGAAAACAAGGGCATTACTGATAAAAAAGTACTGAAGGCCATTAACACTATTCCAAGGCATTACTTCTTTGATAATGCACTTCTTGGCCATGCCTATCAGGATAAAGCATTCCCAATAGGAGAAGGACAAACCATTTCTCAACCTTATACGGTGGCTTTTCAATCTGAGAAACTGGAAATATCTCCCAATGACAAGGTGCTTGAAATAGGCACTGGTAGCGGGTATCAGGCTTGTGTATTAGTAGAAATGGGAGCTAATGTTTACACCATAGAATATAATAAAGTGCTATACGAAAGAACAAGGAAGTTTTTACCAAAAATGGGCTATACTCCTAAGTTTTTTTGTGGAGATGGTTCCAAAGGGCTGCCAAGATATGCACCTTATGACAAGATAATAGTTACAGCGGGAGCACCTACAGTTCCAACCAGCCTGATTAAGCAACTTAATATAAATGGCATTCTGATCATTCCTGTAGGAGATAGTTCAAAGCAGAAAATGCTTAAAATAACCAAAGTAGATGAGAAAAAGTTAAAGAAAGAAGAGTTCGATTATTTTAGCTTCGTACCTTTGCTGGGAGATGAAGGCTGGGGCTAA
- a CDS encoding cell division protein FtsX: MEKDNKSKKKKKLGSYPYTSVVFSITLALLVIGLFGLLILHTNRLSELIKDNIELQVYLDKDITDNQRIQIQKTLSSKDYASEKDDEVQISFVSKEEAAEDFIKETGEDFSDFLGENPLRDAYSLKISPEYQNSQKLDSIQQDIEAINGVFEVEYQKNVVDSINENITTISLLLVGFAVILLLVVIILINNTIKLALFSQRFLIRSMQLVGAKASFIQKPFLGRATMHGLISGIVASASLYALMQYAYSEFPQLENLYEPEKILILFATLLFAGAVIGFFSTLRAVKKYLRMSLDELY; encoded by the coding sequence GTGGAAAAAGATAATAAAAGTAAGAAGAAGAAAAAGCTAGGAAGTTACCCTTATACAAGCGTCGTATTCAGCATTACGCTGGCTCTTTTAGTGATAGGTTTATTTGGTTTACTCATCTTACACACTAATCGTTTATCAGAGCTGATCAAAGATAATATTGAATTACAGGTATATCTGGATAAAGATATAACTGATAATCAACGTATCCAGATCCAGAAAACTCTTTCATCTAAGGATTACGCTTCTGAAAAAGATGATGAGGTACAAATCAGTTTTGTTTCTAAAGAAGAGGCCGCTGAAGATTTCATTAAAGAAACCGGCGAAGATTTCAGTGATTTCTTAGGTGAAAATCCACTGAGGGATGCCTATTCGCTAAAAATATCTCCAGAGTATCAAAACAGCCAAAAGCTAGATTCCATTCAACAGGACATTGAAGCTATAAATGGAGTTTTTGAGGTTGAATATCAGAAAAATGTAGTTGATTCTATTAATGAGAATATCACTACTATCAGCCTATTGTTAGTTGGTTTTGCTGTTATCCTCCTATTAGTGGTTATCATCCTGATCAACAACACCATCAAGCTCGCACTATTTTCACAGCGCTTTCTTATCAGAAGTATGCAATTAGTAGGCGCCAAAGCATCATTTATACAAAAACCGTTTTTAGGAAGAGCCACAATGCATGGCCTTATAAGCGGCATTGTAGCCAGTGCTTCATTATATGCATTGATGCAATATGCCTATAGCGAATTCCCTCAGCTGGAAAACCTTTATGAGCCTGAAAAGATATTAATACTTTTTGCTACATTACTTTTTGCCGGCGCTGTTATTGGCTTCTTCAGCACATTAAGGGCCGTAAAAAAATACCTAAGAATGTCATTAGACGAACTATATTAA
- a CDS encoding DUF2147 domain-containing protein, giving the protein MEIYKRDGKVFGKIVKLFRNEGQDPDPVCTECPTDDPRYGKKIIGMEIIKDLRKDGDEYVDGTVLKPDEGQIYKCKIWLEDGKLNIRGYWGLFYRTQEWVKAE; this is encoded by the coding sequence GTGGAGATCTATAAAAGAGATGGAAAAGTCTTCGGAAAAATCGTTAAGCTTTTTAGAAACGAAGGTCAGGATCCTGATCCCGTTTGCACAGAATGTCCTACAGACGATCCGAGGTACGGAAAAAAAATAATTGGAATGGAAATCATCAAAGATCTTCGCAAGGATGGAGATGAATATGTTGATGGCACAGTATTAAAACCTGACGAAGGTCAAATATATAAATGTAAAATATGGTTGGAAGACGGCAAACTAAACATTCGTGGATATTGGGGGTTGTTTTATAGGACTCAAGAATGGGTAAAAGCCGAGTAA
- a CDS encoding IS3 family transposase (programmed frameshift) — protein MKQDKKNSEKAKKRTQRDYTLGFKLSVVDLVEKGDLTYKQAQRRYGIQGRSTVLTWLRKHGRLDWSQPYIHFKKMPNSEETPAQKIKRLEKELADEKARNLVLNRMIDISDKEFGTANQKKALARTARELQQERKLSLAHACRLFGISRQTIYQHEKAWLERESDLLLVKQLVENKRRLMPRLGTRKLYALLKADFVENGVKIGRDGLFDYLRRERMLVKPKKNYTKTTHSKHWLRKHPNLYQNRKLSRPEEVFVSDITYIKTDQGTHYLSLVTDAYSRKIVGHHLSNDMNAESVVKALKKAFKSRKTTKDLIYHSDRGLQYCSEIYQRELKNNRVTPSMTEGYDCYQNALAERVNGILKGEFLIHQCKTVEELERYLSESINTYNNIRPHLSLNMKTPNQIHEKTTEEYPVVLN, from the exons ATGAAACAGGACAAAAAGAATTCAGAAAAAGCCAAAAAGCGTACCCAACGGGATTATACCTTAGGCTTTAAATTATCAGTAGTAGATTTAGTAGAAAAGGGCGATCTGACCTATAAGCAAGCACAAAGGCGTTATGGTATTCAAGGAAGAAGTACGGTTTTAACTTGGTTAAGAAAGCATGGACGATTAGATTGGAGTCAACCCTATATCCATTTTAAAAAGATGCCAAATTCAGAAGAAACTCCTGCACAAAAAATCAAGCGTTTGGAAAAAGAACTTGCAGATGAAAAAGCAAGAAACCTAGTTTTAAATAGAATGATCGACATATCAGACAAAGAGTTTGGAACAGCGA ATCAGAAAAAAGCACTTGCCCGGACAGCAAGAGAACTCCAGCAAGAAAGAAAGCTAAGTTTAGCTCATGCTTGCCGCTTGTTCGGGATAAGCCGTCAAACTATTTACCAGCACGAAAAAGCATGGCTTGAAAGAGAGTCTGATCTTCTACTTGTAAAACAACTAGTTGAGAACAAAAGAAGGTTAATGCCTCGCTTAGGGACACGCAAACTATATGCTTTACTCAAAGCTGACTTTGTTGAAAATGGAGTAAAAATAGGTCGAGATGGACTGTTTGATTACTTAAGAAGAGAAAGGATGTTGGTTAAACCAAAGAAAAATTACACAAAAACGACTCACTCAAAACATTGGCTTCGCAAGCATCCTAACCTGTATCAAAACAGAAAGCTGAGTAGACCAGAAGAGGTATTTGTAAGTGACATCACCTATATAAAAACAGATCAGGGGACACATTACCTCTCATTGGTAACAGACGCGTACTCAAGAAAAATTGTAGGCCACCATTTAAGCAATGATATGAATGCAGAAAGTGTCGTGAAAGCATTAAAAAAAGCTTTTAAAAGTAGAAAAACAACCAAAGACCTTATTTATCATTCCGATAGAGGTTTACAATATTGTTCTGAAATATATCAAAGAGAACTAAAAAATAACCGAGTTACTCCTTCTATGACTGAAGGATATGACTGTTATCAGAATGCATTAGCAGAGCGTGTAAACGGAATTCTTAAGGGAGAATTCTTGATCCATCAATGTAAAACTGTGGAAGAATTAGAACGCTATTTAAGTGAATCTATTAACACCTACAATAACATAAGACCTCATTTGAGTTTAAATATGAAAACCCCAAATCAAATACATGAAAAAACCACAGAAGAATATCCTGTGGTTCTTAATTAA
- a CDS encoding DUF3098 domain-containing protein: MDNKSKLPFGKKNYRLMLIGLAVLVVGFIIMSVDSEPFGFGFLGLTLGPITVMAGFIIELVAILHNPKES; this comes from the coding sequence ATGGATAATAAGAGTAAGCTTCCTTTTGGAAAAAAGAATTATAGATTAATGTTAATTGGGCTGGCTGTATTAGTAGTTGGCTTCATCATTATGAGTGTAGATTCAGAGCCTTTCGGCTTCGGATTTTTAGGACTCACCTTAGGTCCTATCACCGTTATGGCCGGATTTATTATTGAGTTAGTAGCTATTCTTCATAATCCAAAAGAGAGTTAA
- a CDS encoding XRE family transcriptional regulator — translation MSLISDNIKYLRKRIGLTQEQFSERIGIKRSLLGAYEESRADPRISNLIKMAEIFGTSVDILINKDVSKLSDEELIVSKFKRGKEVLAITVNEDQKENIELVPQKAAAGYLNGYADPEYIRELPKFNLPMLSGSGTYRAFEITGDSMLPILPGTIIIGQYVDDIRDIKNGKTYILVTQNDGIVYKRVFNYLEDTGKLFLVSDNRQYAPYQIAGEEVLEVWSSKAYISVQFPDANESNDVSTEQLASIVLDLQKEIIKLKEEKKK, via the coding sequence ATGAGTCTGATAAGTGACAATATCAAATATCTACGAAAAAGAATAGGCTTAACCCAGGAGCAGTTTTCTGAGCGAATAGGAATAAAGCGTTCTTTGCTCGGAGCCTATGAGGAGAGCCGTGCTGATCCGAGGATAAGCAATCTCATAAAGATGGCAGAGATATTTGGTACGTCTGTAGATATATTAATTAATAAGGATGTAAGTAAGCTCTCTGATGAAGAGCTTATTGTGAGCAAATTCAAAAGAGGAAAAGAGGTATTAGCAATTACTGTTAATGAGGATCAAAAGGAAAATATTGAGCTCGTACCTCAAAAGGCTGCGGCAGGATATCTGAATGGATATGCAGATCCTGAGTATATCCGTGAGTTGCCAAAATTCAACCTTCCTATGCTTTCGGGGAGCGGTACTTACCGTGCCTTCGAAATTACTGGTGATTCTATGTTGCCGATATTGCCAGGGACTATTATTATTGGTCAGTATGTGGATGATATCAGGGATATTAAAAATGGAAAAACCTACATTCTCGTTACTCAGAATGATGGTATAGTTTATAAAAGAGTATTTAATTATCTGGAAGATACAGGAAAGCTATTCCTTGTGTCTGATAACAGGCAATATGCTCCTTATCAGATAGCTGGAGAGGAGGTGCTGGAGGTTTGGTCTAGCAAGGCTTATATCAGCGTGCAGTTTCCTGATGCTAATGAAAGTAATGATGTTTCTACTGAGCAGCTTGCATCTATAGTATTAGACTTGCAAAAAGAGATTATAAAGCTGAAAGAGGAGAAAAAGAAGTAG